From the genome of uncultured Bacteroides sp.:
TGCTGCGGCAGCTTTATAAGCAACAATCAATCCGCTGGTGCCTAGCTTTATTCCTCCAAAGTAACGAACTACAATAATAAGAATATCAGTCAGTTCGTTGGAATTTATTTGACCGAGAATAGGTTTACCGGCAGTACCCGAAGGTTCTCCATTGTCGTTTGCACGGAAGTCTTTCCTTTCATGACCTAGCATGTAGGCATAACAGACGTGACGGGCATCATAATATTTTTTCTGATATTGCTCTATATAACCTTTTATTTCCTCAACACTACGTACGGGGATGGCGATAGCAATGAATTTACTACGCTTCTCCGTATATATGCCTTCTGAAAGTTCTGTTATTGTTTTATATGTATCTTCTATCGCCATAAATCAGAAATGATGCACAAAAGTAATGAAATAAAAAACACCACAGATTATCTGGTATCATAAATTTGCATCTCTACGCAAGAGACGTTATGATCCACACAATCTGTGGTGCAAGTATAATTTAACTCAGTTTATGGATAACTAATCCAGAACGAAGTTTAGGTTCAAACCATGTTGTTTTAGGAGGCATGATATTGCCACTGTCTGCAATATCCATAAGTTGTTTCATAGAAACTGGATATAATGCAAGAGCAACTTTCATCTCACCACTGTCTACTCTTTTGCTAAGTTCTCCTAATCCGCGGATACCACCAACAAAATCAATACGTTTGTCGGAACGAAGATCTTTAATACCAAGAATTTCGTCAAGAATCAAATTAGAAGAGATAGTAACATCGAGCACACCAATTGGGTCGTTATCATTATAAGTACCTTGTTTTGCTGTAAGGCTATACCATTTTCCTTCAAGATAAACAGAGAAATTATGCAAAGCGTTTGGTTTGTAAATCTCTGCACCCTTTTCTTCTACAATGAAGTTCTTTTCCAAAGCAGCAAGGAAAGCCTGAGCAGACATACCATTAAGATCTTTAACCACACGGTTGTAATCGATAATAGTCAGTTGGTTTGCAGGGAAACAAACAGCCATAAAGAAGTTATACTCTTCATCTCCTTTGTGATTAGGATTCTGTTTAGCTTTCTCAGCACCAACCAATGCAGCAGCAGCAGAGCGGTGGTGACCATCGGCTATATATAAAGCAGGCATTGCTTCAAATTGCTTTGTAATAGTAGCTATATCTTCATCTTCATCTATTATCCAGAACTGGTGACCAAAGCCATCTCCCGGAGCAATAAATTCATTTACTGGTTTGTTTGAAGTATACTTCTTTACGATAGCATCCAGCATATCATTATCAGGATAAGCAAAGAATACAGGTTCGATATTTGCATTGTTCACACGAACATGCTTCATTCTATCT
Proteins encoded in this window:
- a CDS encoding YigZ family protein — encoded protein: MAIEDTYKTITELSEGIYTEKRSKFIAIAIPVRSVEEIKGYIEQYQKKYYDARHVCYAYMLGHERKDFRANDNGEPSGTAGKPILGQINSNELTDILIIVVRYFGGIKLGTSGLIVAYKAAAAEVIANATIIEKTVDEDITVSFEYPFMNDIMRIVKEEEPEILSQTFDMDCVMTLRIRKSAMPKMRARLEKVETARIIEEEDQEEVEI
- a CDS encoding DUF1015 domain-containing protein, encoding MAIIKPFKGIRPPQNLVEEVASRPYDVLNSEEARQEAAGNDKSLYHIIKPEIDFPVGTDEHDEKVYLKAAENFKKFQDKGWLVQDNKEQYYVYAQTMNGKTQYGLVVCASVADYMNGSIKKHELTRRDKEEDRMKHVRVNNANIEPVFFAYPDNDMLDAIVKKYTSNKPVNEFIAPGDGFGHQFWIIDEDEDIATITKQFEAMPALYIADGHHRSAAAALVGAEKAKQNPNHKGDEEYNFFMAVCFPANQLTIIDYNRVVKDLNGMSAQAFLAALEKNFIVEEKGAEIYKPNALHNFSVYLEGKWYSLTAKQGTYNDNDPIGVLDVTISSNLILDEILGIKDLRSDKRIDFVGGIRGLGELSKRVDSGEMKVALALYPVSMKQLMDIADSGNIMPPKTTWFEPKLRSGLVIHKLS